The Nitrospira tepida genome includes a window with the following:
- a CDS encoding DUF748 domain-containing protein, translated as MPRRTKWLVILSGLLLLYTVVGFFVVPAVLKSQLEAKLPPVLHRRVSIHAIDFNPYALSLRITGFQVTEPTGEEFASFGELFVNFQLSSLFQRSLNLSDISLKRPSLSVILEKGGKANFANILRSDQPHEERPSDTAEPAPPSRPPTIRIARLAIEEGTATFDDLTQPVPYQTRIGPVHFLVTNFTTEPDASSPHTFTARMDPDTSVSWSGHFSVDPLKSSGTIAIAGVQINSFAPYYLDHFRGQILDGLVGLSFDYHVDLGQEPLVLDVQRGAFDLKHLIVADPDSQEVRSSLPHLSVQGISADFTQRTIAVDEIALADGSFFAHRDKDGRLNFQKLIVQQPESPPSPPSPEVQSETETRPSSSETQPPWHIQLSRLHLDNFTLSVFDQVPATPAQLLIDQISLDVKDVAYPEDQPIQTAASLRWAEKGTLTISGTLHHSPMQAELETTLKDFELWPLQPYLSEQAQAQVASGYLQWHGSLTYGAAAPKQPLLRFVGDMALNQLALRDERTSDLLVKWDGLRLSGLQAALSPTAIRIDQVHLKNFQGIGTIGKDGQMNLATLVRDRGADRPPTPKQTEAEEPLRLAIKAFVIENGGFTFTDRSIQPAVSTGIQQLTGRITGFALPGQAKTTIDLTAKADNRAPIRITGDFRAHSKNPLLDLVVALKGYDVPAFSAYSGKYVGYPIEKGKLSLDLKYKVADRQLAGDNVVVVDQLTLGEKTDSPDATSLPIKLALAVLKDRKGQINLDVPVNGSLDDPDFTLGRVILRAFVNILEKVATSPFALLGSVVGGGDELKEIAFTAGSAMLTDEERDKLAKLAKALAERPSLNLEVSATYDQQQDRLGIARAKLRRFFKEKKLKAMPPEQAQAVSSDDLVLDELEYERMVRETYEALTVATQNAPPEAEITLENLPPPPKPQSGFWDFLARLNPFGGKDKTTPAAKPSRNRPEETPPADGTPQPDGPSLADMEQALLEKQPVTEQDFEQLRKDRAEIVHNYLIDHGEIEPERVFVTAPKTGEGEGTEAVQGSKALLTLN; from the coding sequence ATGCCCAGGAGAACCAAATGGCTCGTCATCCTGTCCGGTCTCCTCCTGCTCTATACGGTTGTCGGCTTCTTTGTCGTTCCCGCCGTCCTCAAATCCCAACTGGAAGCCAAGCTGCCGCCGGTGCTCCATCGGCGGGTGTCCATCCATGCGATTGATTTTAATCCCTACGCTCTGTCTCTCAGGATCACCGGCTTCCAGGTCACTGAGCCTACCGGAGAAGAGTTCGCGTCATTTGGAGAGTTGTTCGTCAACTTCCAACTCTCCTCCCTCTTCCAGCGCAGTTTGAATCTCAGCGACATCTCGCTGAAACGCCCCTCGCTGAGCGTGATTCTCGAGAAGGGCGGGAAGGCCAACTTCGCCAATATCCTCCGCTCGGATCAACCGCATGAGGAGCGCCCCTCGGACACGGCTGAACCGGCGCCTCCGTCTCGGCCGCCGACCATCCGAATCGCCAGGCTCGCGATCGAAGAGGGCACGGCGACCTTCGACGATCTCACGCAACCGGTGCCCTATCAAACCCGCATCGGGCCGGTACATTTTCTGGTCACCAACTTTACGACCGAGCCGGACGCCAGCAGTCCCCATACCTTTACCGCGCGCATGGATCCGGACACGTCCGTCTCCTGGTCCGGACACTTCTCCGTGGATCCCTTGAAATCCTCAGGCACCATCGCGATTGCAGGCGTCCAGATCAACAGTTTCGCGCCCTACTACCTCGATCACTTCCGAGGGCAGATTCTGGATGGGCTGGTCGGGCTGTCGTTCGACTATCACGTCGATCTCGGGCAGGAGCCGCTGGTGCTGGACGTGCAACGGGGCGCCTTTGACCTGAAGCACTTGATCGTCGCCGACCCCGACAGCCAGGAGGTCCGCTCGTCGCTGCCCCACCTCTCCGTACAGGGCATTTCGGCCGACTTCACCCAGCGCACGATCGCCGTGGACGAGATTGCTCTGGCGGACGGCTCCTTCTTCGCGCATCGAGACAAGGACGGGCGGCTGAACTTCCAGAAACTGATCGTTCAGCAGCCTGAGTCGCCCCCCTCGCCCCCGTCCCCTGAGGTTCAGTCTGAAACCGAGACGCGCCCGTCATCCAGCGAAACCCAGCCACCTTGGCACATCCAACTGAGCCGGTTGCACCTGGATAACTTTACCCTCTCCGTCTTCGATCAGGTCCCGGCGACGCCGGCCCAACTGCTCATTGACCAGATCAGCCTCGATGTGAAGGACGTGGCCTATCCGGAGGATCAGCCGATTCAAACGGCCGCGTCGCTCCGCTGGGCGGAGAAAGGCACCCTCACCATTTCCGGCACCCTGCACCATTCGCCGATGCAGGCAGAGCTTGAAACAACGCTCAAGGACTTCGAACTATGGCCGCTCCAACCGTATCTGTCGGAACAGGCCCAAGCACAAGTAGCGAGCGGCTACCTTCAATGGCACGGCAGCCTCACCTATGGAGCCGCCGCCCCCAAGCAGCCGCTGCTTCGTTTCGTCGGCGACATGGCCCTCAATCAACTGGCCCTGCGAGACGAGCGAACGTCCGATCTCCTCGTGAAGTGGGACGGGCTGCGGCTGAGCGGACTCCAGGCGGCCCTTTCCCCGACAGCGATCCGGATCGATCAGGTGCACCTCAAGAATTTCCAAGGGATCGGGACCATCGGCAAGGACGGGCAGATGAATCTCGCAACCCTCGTCCGGGATCGGGGCGCCGACAGACCGCCGACACCTAAGCAAACCGAGGCGGAAGAGCCACTCCGTCTGGCGATCAAGGCCTTTGTCATCGAGAATGGCGGCTTCACCTTTACCGACCGCTCGATCCAGCCGGCCGTCTCAACCGGTATCCAGCAACTGACCGGCCGGATCACGGGCTTCGCGCTTCCCGGCCAAGCCAAGACGACGATCGATCTGACGGCGAAGGCCGACAACCGCGCGCCGATCAGAATCACGGGCGATTTCAGAGCGCACAGCAAGAATCCCCTGCTCGATCTCGTGGTGGCCTTGAAGGGCTATGACGTCCCCGCGTTCTCCGCCTACAGCGGAAAGTACGTGGGATACCCCATCGAAAAGGGGAAGCTCTCGCTCGACCTCAAGTACAAGGTCGCCGACCGCCAACTTGCAGGAGACAATGTCGTGGTGGTCGATCAACTGACTTTGGGAGAAAAAACTGACAGCCCGGACGCCACCTCGCTGCCGATCAAATTGGCCTTGGCCGTGCTCAAGGACCGGAAGGGCCAGATCAACCTCGATGTCCCGGTCAACGGAAGCCTGGATGATCCGGACTTCACCCTCGGCCGCGTAATCCTGCGGGCGTTTGTCAATATTCTCGAGAAAGTGGCCACCTCTCCCTTCGCGTTACTGGGATCGGTGGTCGGCGGAGGCGACGAGCTGAAGGAAATCGCCTTTACAGCCGGGAGCGCCATGTTGACAGACGAGGAGCGGGACAAGCTGGCCAAGTTGGCCAAGGCGCTTGCTGAACGGCCGTCGTTGAACCTCGAAGTGAGCGCGACCTATGACCAACAGCAGGATCGGCTGGGCATCGCCCGCGCCAAGCTCCGCCGGTTCTTCAAGGAGAAGAAGCTCAAGGCCATGCCCCCGGAGCAGGCCCAAGCGGTCTCCAGCGACGATTTGGTCTTGGATGAGCTCGAATATGAACGGATGGTACGGGAGACCTACGAAGCCCTGACCGTGGCGACCCAGAACGCCCCTCCCGAGGCAGAGATCACTCTGGAGAATCTTCCCCCTCCTCCCAAGCCACAGTCTGGATTTTGGGATTTTCTGGCGCGTCTGAACCCGTTCGGCGGGAAGGATAAGACGACTCCGGCGGCCAAGCCATCGCGCAATCGGCCTGAGGAGACTCCACCCGCGGATGGGACACCTCAGCCGGACGGACCCTCGCTGGCCGACATGGAACAGGCATTGCTTGAGAAGCAACCGGTCACCGAACAGGACTTCGAGCAGTTACGGAAGGATCGGGCCGAGATTGTTCACAATTACCTCATCGACCACGGCGAGATTGAACCGGAACGGGTCTTCGTGACGGCTCCCAAAACTGGCGAGGGGGAGGGGACCGAGGCGGTCCAGGGCAGCAAAGCCCTTCTGACGCTTAATTGA